AATCATAACCCTCTGCCGCAAGCTGTTCCAGATGGGCAATGGGGATACCTTCCACCCGTTCCATAACCAGGACTTCCCGGGTAGTATATTCTTCAAAAACCCTCGGGCAGGTGATATAAGCCACATCCCGGTTATACTCGTAGAATTTTTTAATGTTGTGCGCTTCCTGCTGAAAGTCCAGCTCTTTATTTGCCGCCCGCCAAAGTTCGCCGGCGGCTTCGTCCAAATCCAGCACCTCTGCCTGTGGAGCATACTTGATAAAGCGGGTTATCCGTCGGAGCAGGGCAATGTCTTTCAGCATTGTCTCCCTTGCCCCCGGGCGCTGAATCTTGACCACCACCCGGTCCCCGTTTTTCAGGACCGCCGGGTGAACAACGGCAAGCGAGGCACAGGCAATAGGTTCTTCTGCAAAAGACAGAAACAGTTCTTCTATAGGCCTTTTTAATTCGTGTTCGATTATTTCTCTGATAACTTCGTAACGTTCAGGTTTTACGTCATCCTGCAGTTTCTGAAACTCTTTGATGTAGGCCTGGGGTATAATATCGGGACGCATGGACAGCATTTGCCCGATTTTAATAAAAGTTGGCCCCAGTTCTTCCAGCGCCAACCTCAACTGTACGGGATTTGCAATCCCATTTTTCAAACCGTGTTTTAAAAAAACCGAAACAATCTCTTTCAGCCTCTGTTTTTCACTTTTCAATTGACCGGCTCTTTGATTATTAGTATCCATAGCGCTCGTTTACTTATTTTCCAGGTTCTTAATCATTTCTTTCAGCTCGGTAAGTTCCTTTTCCACCCCGGCTTTGAATTCCGCAAATTCTTTTTTCGACACCAGGTTTAAACCCGCCAACAGCTCGCTGTAAGCCTCGGAACCGGCAGCAGCAGTTTTGCTTAGTTTCTTTTTCAGTTCAGCATTTAATTCTTTGCCCTGTTCTATGGAAATTTCCCCTTTTTTTACCAGTTCCTCTATAACGGCAGCGCCTTTTTCATATCCGTAGGCAATAGTACCGATACCGGCCAGCAACAGGTTTTTTAGAGTTTTTTCCATGGTCATACCCCCTGAAATAAAATTTGCAATCCTTAACTTGATAATAACAAAAATACCAATATACAGCAAGCTGCAGGCAAAGCTGCCATAAAAGCTTCCTTAATAGCCTTCCCCACCGGGCCAGACATTATTTCGCCACTAATGCCATTACAAACATGCCGGTAACGAGGGTCCAGACCATATTCCGCGTTTTTATAGCTATCAGAAAAGCAGGAATTGATGTAATGAGGAAATCATTATGTAAGGAAACGTTCATCTGTCCATCGGGCATGACAACAGAGGGTACAATTATAGCTGCTAATACAGCCGCCGGAATAAATCCCAACCAGTCAATGACCGGCTGCGGAATTTTCATTTTGCTGAGGATGACCATGGGCAGCAGGCGGGGTAGATAATTTACTACCCACATCCCCAGTATTAAAAGGTAGATTTTTGCCTGTCCCGACATAAAACCACCCCTATCGCCGCCGCCATAACCGTGGCAATAATAATATTGACACTGCTGTCAGTAAACAATGCTATAGTTAAAGATAACAACCCGGATATTACGGCTACCCATAAATTTATTCTGTTTTTCACCTGCATCACCAGCAGGGCAATAAACATAGCCGGCAGGGCAAAATTAACACCGAACCGGTCCATATCTGGTATGATGTTCCCCAACGCAGCCCCGATTGCCGAGTTGGTTATCCAGGACAGGTGCGAAAAAAAGTTGACTCCGAGCATAAAATCACGGTCAGCTTCCTGTTTATCAAACTGGGCCATATTCAATGTAAAGGTTTCGTCAGTGATGCCAAAAGCCAGAATAGACTGGACCCAGGTAGGCATTTTTTTCACATAAGGGGCCATAGAAGCGCTAAAGAGTAAGTAACGCAGGTTTACCAGAAAGTTGGTCAGCAAAATTGCTGGAATGCTTGCTCCGGCCCCCAGCATTCCCACGGCAACAAACTGCCCCGAGCCGGTAAAAGATGTCAGTGACATTAATGTCGTCTGCAAAACATCGAGCCCTTTTTCCCGGGCTATAACACCAAAGGCAATCCCCAAAGGCGTATATCCAAGCATAATCGGTAAGGCCTTTTTACCTCCGGCCAAAAAAGTTGCTCTACTCATTGCTTTTTCTCATCTCCGGATTTTGCGTAATACAATTTTGCATAATATAATAGATATCTTAACACATCCTTTATTTCGGTTCAATGTCAATATTGTTAAATCTTTTAGATTTCGATTCCATCAAAGAATTCAGGCGCTTTAACCCATATATAATTTTTTCTATTTCTTCTCTGTCCACCCCTTCCAGCAAGCCGGCCAGGTAATTATGCTTGATCATATTCATAGATTCCTTTATTTCCAGCATCCTGGGTGTAAGGGATATCTTGACTGTTCTTCGGTCGCCGGTATCTCGCAACCTGGTCACTGCACCCTGCTGTTCCAGCCTGTCCACTATACCGGATACAGTGCTTTTGGCCAGGCCCATCCGCTCGCTCAGTTCCTTCAGGGTGATCTCGGGGTAATTATACAGTTCCTGCATCAACATTAGCTGGGGCACGGTAAAGCCATAGTCGCTGATCTGTTCCAGCATCTGGCAGCGAAAATTCTTTAACAGGCTTCTGAACAGACTCTTAATTTCCTCAGCATAGTCTCTGATTTTGTCTTCCATTTGCCGTACACCACCTATTCAAACATTACCAGGTGTTCATCCTTCTGTTTGCTGCTTTTTTTGCCGCGCATCAGCAGGGCCAGCGGGATAGTAACCAATATAATCAGAACTGTCACAAACAGGGTATCGTTGATTGCCTGCACAGCAGCCTCTTTTGCTACCAAACCGAATACGGTACTTACAGATATACCCTGGGCTTCTCCGGCAGGCACACCCTGTTGACTTAACCATCCCTGTATACGGCCAAATAACTCCACGCTGTTAGCGTCAAAGTACGATACTTGTTCCGCCAATCTGATGTAATTAACAGCCTGCCGGTTTGTCATGATGGTTGTCAGAATGGTTATGCCCACAGAACCGGCCACCTGCCGTATAACATTTTGCAGGGCCGATGCCCGGGCCACCAAATGCGAAGGGACCGAGTTCATTCCCGCTGTTGTAATAGGCATCATGGCCAGGCCCAGCCCCACTCCCCGCACGGCCATCAGCCACATAACCGTATGAGAATTTGTATCCAGGGTAAGCCGGGACAATTGATAAGTGGACAGCATCAAAATCAGCAGGCCGGGAATAACCACAGGTTTGGCCCCAAACTTGTCAAA
The sequence above is drawn from the Thermincola ferriacetica genome and encodes:
- a CDS encoding phasin family protein translates to MEKTLKNLLLAGIGTIAYGYEKGAAVIEELVKKGEISIEQGKELNAELKKKLSKTAAAGSEAYSELLAGLNLVSKKEFAEFKAGVEKELTELKEMIKNLENK
- a CDS encoding AzlD domain-containing protein, with the translated sequence MSGQAKIYLLILGMWVVNYLPRLLPMVILSKMKIPQPVIDWLGFIPAAVLAAIIVPSVVMPDGQMNVSLHNDFLITSIPAFLIAIKTRNMVWTLVTGMFVMALVAK
- a CDS encoding AzlC family ABC transporter permease, encoding MSRATFLAGGKKALPIMLGYTPLGIAFGVIAREKGLDVLQTTLMSLTSFTGSGQFVAVGMLGAGASIPAILLTNFLVNLRYLLFSASMAPYVKKMPTWVQSILAFGITDETFTLNMAQFDKQEADRDFMLGVNFFSHLSWITNSAIGAALGNIIPDMDRFGVNFALPAMFIALLVMQVKNRINLWVAVISGLLSLTIALFTDSSVNIIIATVMAAAIGVVLCRDRQKSTF
- a CDS encoding MarR family winged helix-turn-helix transcriptional regulator, giving the protein MEDKIRDYAEEIKSLFRSLLKNFRCQMLEQISDYGFTVPQLMLMQELYNYPEITLKELSERMGLAKSTVSGIVDRLEQQGAVTRLRDTGDRRTVKISLTPRMLEIKESMNMIKHNYLAGLLEGVDREEIEKIIYGLKRLNSLMESKSKRFNNIDIEPK